A part of Escherichia marmotae genomic DNA contains:
- the fnr gene encoding fumarate/nitrate reduction transcriptional regulator Fnr codes for MIPEKRIIRRIQSGGCAIHCQDCSISQLCIPFTLNEHELDQLDNIIERKKPIQKGQTLFKAGDELKSLYAIRSGTIKSYTITEQGDEQITGFHLAGDLVGFDAIGSGHHPSFAQALETSMVCEIPFETLDDLSGKMPNLRQQMMRLMSGEIKGDQDMILLLSKKNAEERLAAFIYNLSRRFAQRGFSPREFRLTMTRGDIGNYLGLTVETISRLLGRFQKSGMLAVKGKYITIENNDALALLAGHTRNVA; via the coding sequence ATGATCCCGGAAAAGCGAATTATACGGCGCATTCAGTCTGGCGGTTGTGCTATCCATTGCCAGGATTGCAGCATCAGTCAGCTTTGCATCCCGTTCACACTAAACGAACATGAGCTTGATCAGCTTGATAATATCATTGAGCGAAAGAAGCCTATTCAGAAAGGCCAGACGCTGTTTAAGGCTGGTGATGAACTTAAATCGCTTTATGCCATCCGCTCCGGTACGATTAAAAGTTATACCATCACAGAGCAAGGCGACGAGCAAATCACTGGCTTCCATTTAGCAGGCGATCTGGTAGGTTTTGACGCTATTGGCAGCGGTCATCACCCTAGCTTCGCCCAGGCGCTGGAAACGTCAATGGTATGTGAAATCCCGTTCGAAACACTGGACGATCTGTCTGGTAAAATGCCGAATCTGCGTCAGCAGATGATGCGTCTGATGAGCGGTGAAATTAAAGGCGATCAGGACATGATTCTGCTGCTGTCGAAGAAAAATGCAGAAGAACGTCTGGCTGCTTTTATCTACAACCTGTCCCGTCGTTTTGCCCAACGCGGCTTCTCCCCTCGTGAATTCCGCCTGACGATGACTCGTGGCGATATCGGCAACTACCTGGGCCTGACGGTAGAAACCATCAGCCGTCTGCTGGGACGCTTCCAAAAAAGCGGCATGCTGGCAGTCAAAGGTAAATACATCACCATCGAAAATAACGATGCGCTGGCCCTGCTTGCTGGTCATACGCGCAACGTCGCCTGA
- the uspE gene encoding universal stress protein UspE encodes MAMYQNMLVVIDPNQDDQPALRRAVYLHQRIGGKIKAFLPIYDFSYEMTTLLSPDERTAMRQGVISQRTAWIHEQAKYYLNAGVPIEIKVVWHNRPFEAIIQEVVSGGHDLVLKMAHQHDRLEAVIFTPTDWHLLRKCPSPVWMVKDQPWPEGGKALVAVNLASEEPYHNALNEKLVKETIELAAQVNHTEVHLVGAYPVTPINIAIELPEFDPSVYNDAIRGQHLLAMKALRQKFGINENMTHVEKGLPEEVIPDLAEHLQAGIVVLGTVGRTGISAAFLGNTAEQVIDHLRCDLLVIKPDQYQTPVELDDEEEDDDD; translated from the coding sequence ATGGCTATGTATCAGAACATGCTCGTTGTTATCGATCCTAACCAGGACGATCAACCAGCATTACGGCGAGCTGTTTATTTACATCAACGGATTGGTGGCAAAATTAAAGCTTTTTTGCCGATTTATGATTTCTCATACGAAATGACTACCCTGCTCTCCCCGGACGAGCGCACCGCCATGCGTCAGGGTGTTATCAGTCAGCGAACTGCGTGGATACACGAGCAGGCGAAATATTATCTTAACGCTGGCGTCCCCATTGAAATCAAAGTGGTCTGGCATAACCGTCCTTTCGAAGCCATCATTCAGGAAGTGGTCAGCGGTGGGCACGATTTAGTCCTGAAAATGGCACACCAACATGATCGTCTGGAAGCGGTTATCTTTACCCCTACCGACTGGCATCTGTTGCGTAAATGCCCAAGTCCGGTGTGGATGGTGAAAGATCAACCGTGGCCGGAAGGCGGTAAGGCGTTGGTGGCAGTAAATCTCGCCAGCGAAGAGCCGTATCATAATGCTCTCAATGAAAAACTGGTGAAAGAGACGATTGAACTGGCTGCACAGGTGAATCACACCGAAGTCCATCTGGTTGGCGCGTATCCCGTTACTCCTATTAATATTGCTATTGAGCTGCCGGAATTTGATCCAAGCGTTTATAACGACGCTATCCGCGGACAACATTTGCTGGCGATGAAAGCCCTGCGGCAGAAATTCGGTATTAATGAAAACATGACGCACGTCGAAAAAGGTCTGCCGGAAGAAGTGATTCCTGATCTGGCGGAACATTTGCAGGCAGGAATTGTCGTTCTTGGCACCGTAGGACGAACCGGAATTTCCGCGGCATTCCTTGGCAATACGGCGGAACAGGTGATTGATCATCTCCGTTGCGACCTGCTGGTAATCAAACCCGATCAATACCAGACGCCTGTTGAACTGGATGACGAAGAAGAAGACGACGACGATTAA
- the ynaI gene encoding low conductance mechanosensitive channel YnaI: MIAELFTNNALNLVIIFGSCAALILMSFLFRRGNRNKKGFLFHAVQFLIYTIIISAVGSIINYVIENYKLKFITPDAVDFICTSLIALILTVKLFLLINQFEKQQIKKGRDITSARIMSRIIKICIIVVIVLLYGEHFGMSLSGLLTFGGIGGLAVGMAGKDILSNFFSGIMLYFDRPFSIGDWIRSPDRNIEGTVAEIGWRITKINTFDHRPLYVPNSLFSSISVENPGRMTNRRITTTIGLRYEDAAKVGAVVEAVREMLKNHPDIDQRQTLLVYFNQFADSSLNIMVYCFTKTTVWAEWLAVQQDVYLKIIDIVQSHGADFAFPSQTLYMDNITPPDQMK, encoded by the coding sequence ATGATCGCTGAACTGTTTACAAATAATGCGCTTAATCTGGTCATTATTTTCGGTAGCTGCGCAGCATTGATTCTGATGAGCTTTTTGTTTCGTCGTGGGAATCGTAACAAGAAAGGATTCTTATTCCATGCGGTTCAATTTTTGATCTACACCATAATTATTAGTGCTGTTGGCAGCATCATTAATTATGTCATTGAAAATTACAAACTCAAATTTATCACACCAGACGCCGTTGATTTTATTTGTACGTCACTGATTGCGCTTATTCTGACGGTTAAGTTATTCCTTCTGATTAACCAGTTTGAAAAACAACAGATAAAAAAAGGCCGTGATATCACCAGTGCGCGGATTATGTCACGTATCATCAAAATCTGCATAATTGTGGTGATTGTTCTGCTTTACGGTGAACATTTTGGTATGAGCCTTTCCGGGTTGCTGACCTTCGGTGGTATTGGTGGTCTTGCTGTCGGTATGGCCGGTAAAGATATTTTGAGTAACTTCTTTTCCGGGATTATGCTCTATTTCGATCGCCCCTTTAGCATTGGCGACTGGATCCGTTCACCGGACAGAAATATCGAAGGTACGGTGGCAGAAATTGGCTGGCGTATCACTAAAATAAACACCTTTGATCACCGTCCTCTGTACGTGCCAAACTCGCTGTTTTCGTCTATCAGCGTAGAAAACCCGGGACGCATGACCAACCGTCGTATTACTACGACCATCGGTTTACGTTATGAAGACGCGGCAAAAGTGGGTGCCGTTGTCGAAGCTGTACGCGAAATGCTGAAAAATCACCCCGACATCGATCAGCGACAAACCTTACTGGTCTATTTCAACCAGTTTGCTGACTCGTCATTAAATATCATGGTTTATTGCTTTACCAAAACCACGGTATGGGCCGAATGGCTGGCAGTCCAACAGGATGTTTATTTGAAGATTATCGATATTGTACAGTCGCATGGCGCAGATTTTGCCTTCCCAAGCCAGACGTTGTATATGGATAATATTACACCGCCGGATCAGATGAAGTAA
- a CDS encoding DUF2534 family protein, with amino-acid sequence MIMMKLKSARGRKFLLGLLAVFIIAASVVTRATIGGVIEQYNIPLSDWTTSMYVIQSSMIFVYSLVFTVLLAIPLGIYFLGGDEK; translated from the coding sequence ATGATCATGATGAAATTAAAGTCAGCGAGGGGAAGAAAGTTTCTCTTAGGCTTGTTGGCGGTTTTTATTATTGCGGCGTCGGTGGTGACTCGCGCAACCATTGGTGGTGTTATTGAACAATATAATATTCCGCTGTCTGACTGGACGACATCAATGTATGTGATTCAATCTTCGATGATTTTCGTGTACAGCCTGGTTTTTACCGTGTTGCTGGCAATCCCGCTGGGAATTTATTTCCTCGGCGGCGATGAGAAATAA